From Granulicella sp. WH15, the proteins below share one genomic window:
- a CDS encoding pyridoxal-dependent decarboxylase encodes MTPEEFRSYGHQLIDWLADYHATLATRPVQAATEPGEIRAQLPAAPPEQPEPFAAVLADLDRVVLPGLSHWQHPRFFGYFPSNALLSGILGDIASTGLGVLGLSWQSSPAITEVEEAVLDWVRQMTGLSAAWSGVIQDTASTSTLVALITARERATGFALVHGGLQAETHPLTIYVSTQSHSSVDKAALLAGFGRDNIRLVPCDEDFAMRPDALAEMIAADLAAGLHPCAVVATTGTTATTAIDPIAPIAEVAARHGLWLHVDAAMAGSAMILPELRWMWDGIEAADSIVVNAHKWLGAPFDCSLYFVRDPEHLVRVMSTNPSYLQSSNDSKVRNLRDWGIPLGRRFRALKLWFLIREQGVTGLQARLRRDIANARALADEIAATPNWRVLADVVLQTICIRHEPPNLTGDALDAHTRAWAEAVNRSGEAYLTPAVINGQWMVRISIGAIATEAADVAALWTTIQRAAAATT; translated from the coding sequence ATGACCCCAGAAGAGTTTCGCAGCTACGGCCATCAGCTCATCGACTGGCTCGCCGACTACCACGCCACCCTCGCCACGCGTCCCGTCCAGGCCGCCACCGAGCCGGGCGAGATCCGAGCCCAGCTCCCCGCCGCGCCGCCCGAGCAGCCCGAGCCCTTCGCCGCCGTCCTCGCCGACCTCGACCGCGTCGTCCTCCCCGGCCTCAGTCACTGGCAGCACCCCCGCTTCTTCGGCTACTTCCCCTCGAACGCCCTGCTCTCCGGCATCCTCGGCGACATCGCCAGCACCGGCCTCGGCGTCCTCGGCCTCTCCTGGCAGTCCAGCCCCGCCATCACCGAGGTCGAAGAGGCCGTCCTCGACTGGGTCCGCCAGATGACCGGCCTCTCCGCCGCCTGGTCCGGCGTCATCCAGGACACCGCCTCGACCAGCACCCTTGTCGCCCTCATCACCGCCCGCGAGCGTGCCACCGGCTTTGCCCTCGTCCACGGCGGCCTCCAGGCCGAGACCCATCCGCTAACCATCTACGTCTCCACCCAGAGCCACAGTTCTGTGGATAAGGCCGCGCTTCTCGCAGGCTTTGGCCGCGACAATATCCGGCTGGTTCCCTGCGACGAAGACTTCGCCATGCGCCCCGACGCCCTGGCCGAGATGATCGCTGCCGACCTCGCCGCCGGTCTCCATCCCTGCGCGGTCGTCGCCACCACCGGCACCACGGCCACCACCGCCATCGACCCCATCGCGCCCATCGCCGAGGTGGCCGCCCGCCACGGCCTCTGGCTCCACGTCGACGCGGCCATGGCCGGTTCGGCCATGATCCTGCCCGAGCTGCGCTGGATGTGGGACGGCATCGAGGCCGCCGACAGCATCGTCGTCAACGCCCACAAGTGGCTGGGCGCGCCCTTCGACTGCTCCCTCTACTTCGTCCGCGACCCCGAGCATCTGGTCCGGGTCATGTCCACCAACCCCAGCTATTTACAGTCGTCCAACGACAGCAAGGTGCGCAACCTCCGCGACTGGGGCATCCCGCTGGGCCGTCGCTTCCGCGCGCTCAAGCTCTGGTTCCTCATCCGCGAGCAGGGCGTCACCGGCCTGCAAGCCCGTCTCCGCCGCGATATCGCCAACGCCCGCGCCCTGGCCGACGAGATCGCCGCCACTCCTAACTGGCGCGTCCTGGCCGACGTTGTCCTGCAAACCATTTGCATCCGCCACGAGCCGCCAAACTTGACTGGAGACGCTCTCGACGCCCATACCCGCGCCTGGGCCGAGGCCGTCAACCGCTCCGGCGAAGCTTATCTCACCCCGGCCGTCATTAATGGTCAATGGATGGTCCGCATCTCCATCGGCGCGATCGCCACCGAGGCCGCCGACGTGGCCGCCCTCTGGACCAC